In Candidatus Saccharimonadales bacterium, one DNA window encodes the following:
- a CDS encoding MarR family transcriptional regulator: MNDLSQTVCEELLALTMDLKHDLMELADDHNLTLAQLFALMTINRHGSMPMRKMADLLHCDASNVTGIVERLVGSQLIIRSESEHDRREKVLTLTPNGSTVVNKFLSQLPHRLGDGKLTTNELTSLASVFKKLHTPHEKVSA, translated from the coding sequence ATGAATGATTTATCTCAAACTGTTTGTGAAGAGTTATTAGCACTGACAATGGACCTAAAGCATGATCTTATGGAACTCGCAGATGACCATAACCTTACTCTTGCTCAGCTTTTTGCACTAATGACCATTAATCGCCACGGCTCAATGCCTATGCGTAAAATGGCAGATCTTCTTCACTGTGACGCTTCAAATGTGACTGGTATTGTTGAGCGTTTAGTAGGTAGTCAGTTAATAATTAGGTCAGAAAGTGAACATGACCGCCGCGAAAAAGTGCTTACACTCACTCCTAATGGAAGTACTGTCGTAAACAAATTCCTATCGCAGTTGCCTCATCGCCTTGGTGATGGAAAATTAACCACTAATGAACTTACAAGTTTAGCGAGTGTATTTAAGAAACTACATACACCACACGAAAAAGTTTCTGCTTAA
- a CDS encoding exonuclease domain-containing protein, translated as MFEYPVVFVDIETTGGSYRNSRVLEVAAIRFENGKITKEYSTLINPESYIPAAITHLTGIHEVDIVDAPVFADIADELSDILSGAIFIAHNVRFDYSFLKHEFSLVGSTFLPKLLCTVRLSRALYPSQKGHSLAALIERHEIPVLDRHRALADAHAILYFSQMAFDKHGYELFNQAVAKQLKTQYLPPNLRIEEMDTIENIPGVYIFRDEANQPIYVGKSITLKKRVLSHFQDTSPKELKISQNVHHVETIPTGSELAALVLESKLIKELKPLFNRRLRRISQYAMLIKDEDNGYANLRVKSGNVDATTDLSRVYGLYESRTKAKKRIEELTRTFQLCPKLMGIEKTNGACFSYSLGKCKGACIGSENKELYNRRFEVALEHHRIAQWPYDSAIVIPINTDGESIIIRNWMIEGYLSSDGMAIIDGVESNFDVDEYKILRRFVRENSQLIQHYILV; from the coding sequence ATGTTTGAGTATCCAGTAGTCTTTGTAGATATTGAAACGACTGGAGGAAGTTACCGAAATAGTCGTGTCTTAGAGGTAGCTGCGATACGTTTTGAAAATGGCAAGATCACTAAAGAGTACTCAACACTTATAAATCCTGAATCTTATATTCCTGCAGCCATTACTCACTTAACGGGGATTCACGAAGTTGATATAGTAGATGCTCCTGTATTTGCGGATATCGCCGATGAGCTATCTGACATACTGAGTGGTGCTATATTCATTGCTCATAATGTAAGATTTGATTATTCATTTTTAAAACACGAATTTTCTCTTGTAGGTAGTACCTTTTTGCCTAAACTACTTTGCACAGTACGATTATCTAGGGCTTTATATCCATCACAAAAAGGTCATAGTCTCGCTGCACTTATTGAGCGTCACGAAATTCCAGTTCTTGATAGACACAGAGCTCTTGCTGATGCGCACGCAATCCTTTATTTCAGTCAGATGGCATTCGATAAGCATGGCTACGAACTATTTAATCAAGCAGTCGCAAAACAACTAAAAACACAATATCTTCCACCAAACTTACGTATAGAAGAGATGGACACTATAGAGAATATTCCTGGTGTATACATTTTCAGAGATGAGGCTAATCAGCCGATATATGTAGGTAAAAGTATTACACTCAAAAAGAGAGTACTATCGCATTTCCAGGATACAAGCCCAAAGGAACTTAAGATCAGCCAAAATGTTCATCATGTTGAAACGATACCGACTGGAAGTGAGCTTGCGGCTCTTGTATTAGAGTCGAAGCTGATAAAAGAATTGAAGCCACTCTTTAATCGAAGGCTACGTCGTATCTCACAGTATGCAATGCTTATAAAAGACGAAGATAATGGCTATGCAAATTTACGCGTAAAATCTGGTAATGTTGACGCTACGACAGACCTTTCGCGTGTTTATGGCTTGTATGAATCTCGAACAAAAGCAAAAAAAAGAATTGAAGAATTAACGCGAACATTTCAACTATGTCCAAAGTTGATGGGGATCGAAAAAACTAACGGAGCATGCTTTTCCTACTCACTTGGAAAGTGTAAGGGCGCTTGTATTGGCAGCGAGAATAAAGAATTATATAATCGAAGATTTGAAGTAGCACTTGAGCATCATCGTATAGCTCAGTGGCCATACGATTCAGCAATTGTAATTCCAATTAATACAGATGGCGAAAGCATCATCATACGTAATTGGATGATTGAGGGCTATCTTAGTAGCGACGGTATGGCAATAATCGACGGAGTTGAATCAAACTTTGATGTTGATGAATACAAAATATTACGTCGATTTGTGCGAGAAAACAGTCAATTAATCCAGCATTACATCCTAGTCTAG
- a CDS encoding glycerophosphodiester phosphodiesterase family protein: MAQLHFGAGDSSTFGTTTGGSGTATLVKSNLSNMQIGDLLVAWIHNQSSGVGDTITAPTGWVHYGAAIGNPNMSVSRLSGFYYYPLKTQADIDAISTSSVWIFSQSATRVGCVVARATGIDLDNIEDSAATSFTSAGGTTSSAIIGINTVKATTLLVGGIHHQNSASTTSPTTTNFMTAFQEYKTAPTGSALANTGSVMGYTNLTAAGPTGNITATYDTATTAAGGELVAFKVGTWTPAAPISSNPTVVGASTTFVSPNTQTSFTINKPTGYQNGDVLIMALAAQTPTATSDFACSGWSRISQPFISSSAGTRIIAFYALPVPTASLLTQTTFTFTSTDSATAGRICAEIFIVRGADLSNLVSSISPYGTASGQVVTVQPASPSVNNNLLLVGYNANFTSAIDYTIASGPSGMTQQASLISSTAAQSKTALAVYYQNIDSGAVAGKTLTWAGVQSQSAGVSVAIRALGQAAPNAGIALKYTSAPDTLSTAHLYYTSATDTISTPKEVRPVPTGYSSVTSMLATTPFYVAHRGGSADWPEMSLHAYTQSAFWGVGALELSLARTSDGVWFGLHDATLDRTSGTTNFTASAHTWAEVQAYLITAAGTTSTPQVDKPYMRWEEIMAAYYNTHIIFIDPKVASGYINELLAMMDAQSGTPTNRFVAKYYGIASAWPNAAHAHGYKTWGYFYQADVPNLAAYQGYWDILGMDVGADQPSWDAIKSYGKKVIGHIPATLSSSNSGFSKGADAMMCAGVTEIIPRTL, translated from the coding sequence GTGGCGCAACTACATTTTGGTGCTGGGGACAGCTCGACCTTCGGCACAACAACTGGTGGCTCAGGTACGGCAACACTCGTTAAGTCAAACCTTTCAAACATGCAAATTGGTGACTTACTTGTCGCGTGGATTCACAACCAATCATCAGGTGTCGGTGATACGATCACCGCTCCAACTGGATGGGTACATTACGGTGCGGCAATCGGAAATCCAAATATGAGTGTGTCCCGCCTGTCTGGTTTTTATTATTACCCATTAAAAACACAAGCAGACATAGATGCTATCTCTACTTCCTCAGTATGGATATTTAGTCAAAGCGCTACTCGAGTTGGCTGCGTAGTAGCCCGTGCTACAGGTATTGATCTAGATAACATCGAAGATAGTGCCGCCACATCTTTTACATCTGCGGGTGGTACTACATCAAGTGCCATTATTGGCATTAACACAGTCAAGGCGACAACGCTACTTGTCGGTGGAATACATCATCAGAATTCAGCCAGTACCACGTCTCCGACAACAACTAATTTTATGACTGCATTCCAGGAATATAAGACTGCACCTACAGGTAGTGCACTTGCCAACACTGGAAGCGTCATGGGATATACAAATCTCACAGCAGCCGGCCCAACCGGCAATATTACTGCAACATATGACACAGCAACAACTGCCGCAGGGGGTGAACTTGTGGCATTTAAAGTCGGCACTTGGACCCCCGCTGCGCCCATTTCTAGTAATCCTACTGTTGTTGGTGCATCTACAACTTTTGTAAGCCCAAACACTCAAACTTCATTTACAATTAATAAACCGACAGGCTACCAAAATGGTGATGTTCTTATCATGGCGCTAGCGGCGCAAACTCCAACAGCAACGAGTGACTTTGCTTGTTCTGGGTGGAGCCGTATAAGTCAGCCATTCATCAGCAGTTCCGCTGGTACGCGAATCATTGCATTTTATGCACTTCCTGTTCCGACAGCATCGCTATTAACGCAAACAACTTTCACTTTTACCTCAACTGACTCTGCTACGGCAGGGCGTATATGTGCTGAGATATTTATTGTGCGCGGAGCTGACCTTAGCAATTTAGTTAGCTCAATATCACCCTACGGTACAGCATCGGGACAAGTAGTGACAGTCCAACCGGCTTCACCATCAGTCAACAATAATCTGCTCCTTGTTGGATATAATGCGAACTTTACCTCAGCAATCGACTATACTATAGCGTCTGGCCCAAGTGGCATGACACAACAAGCATCACTTATTTCATCGACAGCTGCTCAGTCAAAGACTGCACTTGCAGTATATTATCAAAACATTGACTCCGGTGCAGTTGCGGGAAAGACATTAACATGGGCCGGCGTACAGTCCCAATCCGCAGGTGTCTCTGTGGCAATTCGTGCGCTTGGACAGGCAGCACCTAATGCCGGGATTGCACTAAAATATACAAGTGCACCCGATACGCTCAGCACTGCTCACTTATATTACACATCTGCAACAGATACCATCAGCACACCAAAGGAAGTGCGCCCTGTACCAACAGGTTACAGCTCAGTTACTTCAATGCTAGCAACAACGCCATTTTACGTCGCTCACCGTGGAGGTTCTGCAGACTGGCCTGAAATGAGCCTGCACGCATATACTCAATCTGCTTTTTGGGGGGTCGGTGCGCTGGAATTGTCTCTTGCGCGCACATCAGATGGAGTATGGTTTGGTCTTCATGATGCAACACTTGACCGTACGTCAGGTACTACAAATTTTACAGCTTCGGCACACACATGGGCGGAAGTACAGGCATACCTTATTACAGCAGCCGGTACAACTAGCACCCCTCAAGTGGATAAGCCATACATGCGATGGGAAGAGATTATGGCTGCATACTATAACACACACATTATATTTATTGATCCAAAAGTTGCTTCAGGATATATTAATGAATTACTTGCCATGATGGACGCGCAATCTGGTACGCCTACAAATCGATTCGTAGCCAAATATTACGGTATTGCGTCGGCGTGGCCGAATGCTGCCCATGCGCATGGATATAAAACATGGGGCTACTTCTACCAAGCTGATGTACCAAACTTAGCTGCTTACCAGGGATATTGGGATATTCTTGGTATGGACGTAGGCGCAGATCAGCCATCATGGGATGCCATTAAATCTTACGGGAAAAAAGTAATTGGACATATCCCAGCAACATTAAGCTCATCTAATTCAGGTTTTAGCAAAGGTGCAGATGCTATGATGTGTGCTGGTGTAACAGAGATTATCCCACGTACACTGTGA